The Chelonia mydas isolate rCheMyd1 chromosome 1, rCheMyd1.pri.v2, whole genome shotgun sequence nucleotide sequence GAGTAGGGGTATAACTGGAGGGGAGGACTGGGGATGCAGGAAGAGCAGGCTCAAAGGCCGTTTGTCAAGCTTGGGCAGTTTGACTCAGGTAAACTTCAGAGAACTGTGGAAACGGCTCACTGAAATGCATGCAGCAgacatccccaccccccagagcaaGAGAGACTGTAAACACTGCCTTAAACAGCAGCTCCGAGCaccctcctgcctgcctgccctcctccccagaacATGTGTGtgggagctggcagcagcagggccagaggTGGGTTATGTTTTGCTGATCCAGCTAACTTcttccctgccccgcctcttcctaccccttccccgcccccattccaaccccttccgcAAAGTCCCCTCCCCAAttccacccctcccttcccctattccaaccccttccccaaatccctgccccaggcccgcctcttccccagagcatgctgcgtccctgctcctccccctccctcctggaaagtcctaagcgccgtcaaatagctgtttggtggcaggaagcactgggaggtaagcggaggagtggggatgcggaGTGCTGGGTGAGGAGGCGGCGGTGGGAGCTAtggcgggctgcaggaaataactccgcaGGCCGTGTGTTTGAAACCCCTGCTCAACACCAATTCTTCACCTCTTCATTTGTGTTATAGTATTTATTATAAAAGTTAAACATGGTCTCCACTTTTCTTCATGTTATGTAGAATCAAAAACATGCCTGTCAAAAATGGCACAAAACCAGCAGAACAGGGCCACAATTCTGGTCCAAGATGTCTGTTCCACAGAGTTTATCGCTAGATTAACAATGTAGTTTCTTAACATTAGTCCAATGGGAGGACTAGCATCAACAGATATTTTGGAAGAAGCGTGTTTTGACAGGGGTCTGCAAGAAGGGAAGGGTGTAGGCAGGGAAAACTAGATCAGGGACAGTATCAGCTGCCAAGTTTCTACTCAAGACAGGACCAGGACTGAACTAGCAGgaatgctgcaggtcaggaatTAAGTACATTGATGGGACTATACAGACAACCATCACAGCCCACACTATGCCTGACTCAAGCCGCTGATACCAGTCCTCACATTCCTAAATATTGAAGTTATTCTggtttttctccccttttcccaAAAAGTGCTGGCTTCATTTTTTACGTTTATTAGTTCTTTTAAACACTTTTTCCTAACACACATAATACTTCTGGGAAATCACAACCACACTTACAACCATTATGCACATGCTAAGAAACCAAGGGCTGTATTTTCAAGGGTTCTCTACTTGCATGCCCAGCTTAAGACTTGTAAGGAGGTATTAAGCTGGGCAACCACAGTTAGTGGAAGTTTTTCAAAATTCGCTATCAGGAGACAGATAGTCAAGATCACTTGTTCTGTGCAACGCAGACTTAGATGGGAAAAGGCACTGGAAACAGGCAGAAGGCTCTCACAACTACCCCACTGACCCCATCAAGCTCTCTCTTATCTTTACAGTATGTGAAAAGCTCAGTAACCACACAAAGTATCATTAGCAGGGCAAGAAACTAAGAGTGGAAGTAGCACTTTGATTTGTGATGCAGGACTCCCTGGTTGGATTAGATCCAGGCTGAgctttcctttgggaaattgaAACCAGTCACACTCCCCTTCAATGTGCTGTAGGTATTAAAATGTGTAGGCCTTTAACATTTTCCTGTCTCTGTCCTCTTCACTACCCCCAACTAGTCCTTCGTGCCTCATATTGGGAAATGCTAGTATAGATCTTCATAAGAGGATACTTATCCTTTCTTTCATGccttaaaataagtaaaatagtTAATACTGACAAAATATCATCACTGGCATCTGAATTAGCTACCACTGAAATAAGACAGCTCATACCTCAGAGCTAtagtttcaggctctctgcaaactcatgCAGATCAGTTACATTTGCTCCGTCTTTTGTTTTGGTTCTACTTTGTTTTGCAACCATGGCAgttaaaagttttaatttttaatcaaagcTGACATCATGAGCCATGGAGGAGAAGATTTACACAGCCCTCAGCTAGTCCCCTCACTCACCAACAGGGAAATGCACCCCACTCTCTAGGGAACACAGATGTACACAATGACACTTTGGTATACTAGTGATTGAGACACCTACCCACATTGGACTCCCTCATGCAATTCAGCGACAGGGCATTGCTCAATGAGGAGTTACAAAAACAACTTGCTGTAGATATTCCAGTGACCTTATGCACAGAATTCAAGCAGGGCAGGACAGTTTCACATGCTGAACCAAAACTGGAAAATtgctacatagaatcatagaaatgtagggctggaaggaaccttgaaaggTCAAGTCCAGATCATccatgacaggatactgggctagaaggacctttggtctgatccagtaaaGCCGTTCTTATGCCTAAACTTGTTGataaacagtttatatccatttgttcttgtgtccacattggtgcttaatttaaataactcctctccctccctggtatttattctctgatgtatttatagagagcaatttatctcccctcaaccttcttttggttaggctaaatcagccaagctctttgagtctcctctcataacaAATAtacctcctcccagtttactgcaAAGCAcagataactactctgagtatggtctttcaaccagatGTGCACCCATGTTATATTAATTTCatatagaccacatttccctaatttgatTATTAGAATGGCATGTGGAACtgattaggttggtttggcatgatttgttcttgacaaatccatgctggctattctttataaccctattatcctttaggtgcttaaaaatagattgctccagtatctttccaggtatcaaaattaggctgactggtctataattccataGGTCCTCTTTGTCCCCCTATACTATGCTATGTTTGCCATTGGCCAgtctctgggacctcacctgtcctccatgagttctcaaatatAGTTGATAATGGTTCCAAGATTACCTAAAATGAACGTCCATCAGGCTCTGCCTACCAGAATACATCTAAATACGATTtcatctgttctttccctattttagcttgcATTCGTTCacctttgttgttaatattgtgttgaggatctggtcaccattaaccactttagtaaagactgaagcaaaacaggcattaaacatctccaccttcttgatgtcatcaattATTAGTTTTCGTCCcccgctaagtagaggacctacaatTTCCTTCATCTTGCTCCTAATGAATTTAAATACCATCTTattaccttttatgtcccttgctaggtgtaacattcattttgtgctttaccCTTTCCGactttgtccctacatgcttatgCTATTGTTTTGTACTCCTCCTCAGCAATTCATCcatatttctactttttgtaggattcttttttggttttcaggtaattaaagagctcctgatggagccatactgGCCTCTTCCTATTCTTATCTTTCATTCACAGTGGGATAATCTGCAGTTGTACATTTAACACTGTCAAATTGTTTAATACATGCTCTTTAGGAGTCACATGATGGGTTAATTCATCACTCCACCAAAGTCAAGCAGCTCCCTACCTTTATCTGTGTGAACTGTCAGAAGCTTGTGAAACACTTATTGCCTCAGGACTGAATGAtaatagtattaaaaaaaaaaatgtatgcagaTTGCATTACTTGGCTCAAACCACAAAGCACAGATTAGAACACAAACCTCTGCAGTTACTAAAACCTGTTTCTTGTACACCCTTCGACATTCAGCACATATATCCAATCTTTGGAATATCTGACAACTTAGTATGAAAACTAAGAAttggtctacattacagaattaggtcgatgtaaggcagTTTACATAGACCTAATTAGGTCAGTGTACACAATACAGCCTTatcctgctgatgtaagtgccctactataCCAACATAATAACTGCACCTCCATgtgaggcatagggcttatgtcggtgtagttagagCAATGCAATGGCCGTGTAGACACTGGGTTACTTaagttggctgtcattcttgtcaatttcatgctcCATGTTGGAGcggtgaaattgacaagaaagcctggGGCTTGTGGTGGATTCCAGGTAGAGCCTGGATGCCCCCCAGCTTGGCTCCCCACTCTCAACCAGGTTGCTGATTGTGCTtgctgctgggagccctgctgcctccAGGCTCCCCTGTGGGCTGGTTTCTCGTTTCCCTGAGTggggagccagggagcctgggcagctgtcccCCTCACCCACTGGGGAGGCGAGAAGCatgagggggcagctgggctcctaaCAGGGAGCTgtgagccctggctctcagctccccatactGCCAGTCTTCAgttggtggaagcgctcctggtgaggatgtgcatcACCAACAGAAGGAaagtagtgtggacatcagccaccacagtaattactgtggtggctgtaagtcgacctaacatagATCAActtaagtttctagtgtagacacgccCAGTATGAATATCATATTTTGTTGGCACTCATATCAGAATAGTATTACACAGGCTAGTAAGACAATAGCCTAGAGAGATTATTCATAtacaaactggattttttttttaatatagctatATACACCACTAAGTACTGTATCTTCAGGGTTCTTTCAAATGTTATCTTGAAGAGCAATATACTCAGTCATGGAGTATTCACAgtacaaacaaatgtattttgcCATTACCTAAACACTAAAGTTTATACATTCGTTTTCTTGATTAATCTCACATTGTGAAATAAAGTTAGTTTCCAGTTTATAGAACGGAGgggatttttactttatttgatgaaaaaatatacatagtTTGACACGTATGATGTAATCTCTCTCAAATAAGAACTAAAAATCTGCAtgatattttacaaataaatggtTTCACTGTATAAGGTGCATTTATTGCTGTTCTACATTAAATTTGAGGGGAAAACATTACATAGCAGGCTAGTTGAACAGAAAACAATTCAAATTCCAGTCTTACTCATTCCTGTATTAGGAGGTGGATATTATTCTGAACAAAGTTATTATTCCCTGTATTACTTTAAAGATTTTAGTGCAAACCATTTTAAGTTTGTCTCAGAAGATACTGATTATAGAACATTCCGAGTGGCACTATTTGTGATTCATATTGAAGTtcctaaaaaaaattttttatagTACTGCTCAAAGATGTTGACCATTTGTACTAGAACAAACAGTATAAATAGAACTCCAAGAGATTAAATAGAATTCTGCTCTAGGGCCTGTACAGTGAATGCCTggatagtcagtttcactgtactCACTTTGTATTCAGAAAAAGAATTCTAAGCCTGCCCTACTAAAAAAtataagtgattaaaaaaattaatttctacaGAAAGTGTTCGGTTTTCTATTTACTCTTACATGAGCTATGGTATAAGGCCACTTTAACTttgtccagttttttaaaatccattgctgaaaGGGATGAAGATAACAGTGTTAGCTAGTTTTTCAATACCAACTGATACAACTGATGCATATCTTAAAATGCTCTCCGTAACATCCCATCCTAAGTACTGATTGAGTATCTTGATTCACATTAGAAGTAGCACAGGTAGTAGTGAAACTGTGCATAAAATTATGTATACTAAATTAATTCCTATAAGGAAACAGCCCATTTTCTAACATGCTTCCCTCACTGGGAAATCTCGCTCCTAGGACTAGAATTAAAACCGAAGGGCATTCCATCAGACAGCTCTCTCATTCAGCTAGTTAGTACTGCTGAACAGCAGTAGGTAGAACTGAAGGTCAGGCAGCTGGTACAAaaattgtaataaaaacaaaacaattgagTCATAGAACTGTTATTAAGCCAAGTATCTTCTACAAAGTAAACACTATTTCCATGTTAAATACAAatcttttcaagctttttttaaatatcatgtacaagtatttatatatttacttttgttttaataaaaaatttattTAATTGTGCTTCTCGTGGCTGATCTACACTGCTGTATGAAGTACGCTAATTTtgttgattattattattgttgattATTAGGTTTTTTTAGGGGGGGGCTGCAAAACAAAATTCTAAAGCATTTGTACTAGAATAACTGAATAgatctttaataaaaagtgaTGCTGCCACCAAAAGGCAGaggataaaaaaattaaagctttttaaTTTCTCACTAAAATCTACATATTCCACAAAGGTTACGGACTCAAAGCAACATTTACATTGTTATAGGACAGTACAATATCCTTCAGTATGAGCTCATTCCTTTACTGGGTACTTAATTGCTTAGCCAGTAGATCTAAAATGATTATTTACCATAGGCAAACTAAATTTTGCACTTTGAGGAATGCTGTTTAGAAATGTTTCACTGTCTTGTTTATTTTGGGCCTATTTACAAAACGATTTCTAGATGTGTTAGCAAATAAATAATTCTGATATTCAAAATGCCAATGCTCATGCGCACACCGACAAGATGGAtgcatgctttaaaaatatttacataacatAGTATCTTCTTCATAGCCCTCTCCCTTATAATAGCAGAAAGTGCATTTTCTCTCACATTCTTTGTTTTGAATCGTTTAGTCTTGCTTCTGAGGGATACAGCCTTCCATCTCAACAACTTCTGGCCAGCCTTCATATTTGTTAGTATCCTTGTTGTTCTTTATATGCTACAAATAGAGAACATGAAgccattgttaaaaataaaaccatttgtCCTGTTACCATTATAAATATTGCTAGGCtaccatgattaaaaaaaaaatcatgccctCCAGAAATGCATATACATCCTTTAGCAAAGGCTACTCTTTAGGTCTGAGATAGAACTAGAGACAAAATACATTCTTTTCCCTTATCAATGACACCCATTGCAAATAACCCAAATCTTAACCCAAATCATGAACCATACAAAATCAATTACCATAATAGAATATCTGCTAATAGACATGAATTTGGAAAAGTGGATGCTAAATATAGGCTCCTTAGACCAGAGTTTCTCATGGTCTTTccttgcggccacagcctcctgggctccccccaccttccagggccaccagcagtggttgggccctgccccccctctgGAAACACAAACTCTGGAGGTGCAGACAGCTGGTGAGTTCCCCACTTTCCCGGGGGTAGAGCAGGTAGGCTTTGGCCACGAGGCTTTGGGCTCCATCCACATGGTGGCAGGCTCTGGTTCCAGGCTCGCCACCCCCGCCATCATCCCTGtgccctgctgccttcctgcccacctctccatccagggcttaatttgtcccagggcttgccggggctgagtaagtcagctatgaaaagtgatactaacaaacatacaaatatcacttttcacagcagaagacTTACCAGCTCGCAAGTCTGGGGGGGgcagcaaccaaaaaagcaaaagaaacaacaacaaaaagacaagaacatgcaaagcaccttatttgtgtttctgttctgtttaggtccagtaaagaatagacacaaatataaattatatttattactgagtctgaaaaaaaccctacataaatacattttgatttggccatgtatatgtgcatatttattttgtttttcctaaagttaatttagtattttaggaaaaactgtcaATGCAGCCATCAGCAAGAgttggccacactctgaggccaccaaaaaaattgttttgagaacccctgccttacacTGTATGTAGGCACTGAAATAAGTGttctattttcaaaagcaacGTGAAATCATTTGGATCTGTTGCATgataggcatttttgaaaattaggttacttacttaggtgcctaaattttgaACTTCAAACACTGATTTTTGAACGGGCCTACATGACCATATTatagctacttttttttttttttttaagtaagaaaAACTCATGTTACAGAGTTTTAGTTCATCAGTTTTAATGTAGATCTGTGCATCATTTTTCTAAGGTGCTTATCACAGCATCGTTTTGTATATTTAAAAGAAGTTAaatattcaaataattttttgtgGAACTTAAATACTAAATATCTACTGTGATATGTTTGAGACAATGTTTGGTGTTCATATAATAGGCTAAGCCTCGGTTAGTATAAATTTACTTATCGAACTCTGAAAAGTAATATTAGCAACAAACCTGTTCAAATGGACTTTTAGTCTTAATTCCTTTTCCACCACAAAAGACCCAGTTGTCTCTAAAACCAAGGTTAGTAATAGATGTGCTTCCCAGTTCAGCAATCAGTTTCCGTGCCTCCTCATtaagccttgaacaaaatgcaaaaagtgtgttaaatgtgaaaaatataatacatgtagCTAGGTCCTTTATTGCTTAGTTCACCATTCAGCTTCTAATTCACACAATACAATTTCCAGTTAGTTGATATTAGGGCTAGTGTTACAATTAGAATTGGGAATGCCTCTCTTTATGAGGCCAGGTTTCAGTGcttgccgtgttagtctgtatcagcaaaaaaaacgaaggagtccttatggcacgttagagactaaaatttatttgggcataagcttttgtgggcatgaagtgggttctagtccatgaaagcttatgcccaaataaatttattagtctctaaggtgtcacaaggactctttttttttttttttaaatgaggccaGTTGATCGAATGAAATTTCTACCATTTGATGCCAAAATCTCATGTGGCCAGCACGGGGATCCAAACCTGTAAAAACGAAGGCCTCCAATCCCGCAAGGatctatgcacatgcttaattttaagaatGTCAGTATTCCcgctgagttcagtgggactactcatgtgctcaaAATTAAGCACACATGAAAGCTTTCataggattaggccctaaatctGGATCTGATCACCACCTGCTCAGCCCATATATATAGAGAACAATTTTTGGAATACTATCACTCACTCAGGTCATAAGAAGATATCAATCAGCCTTTCCAAGATAGGTCTGATAGATTGTAATCTACAATCTACCAcatgaattatttattatttatatgctTATCTCTAGGTTTTGACtttatatttttgaatattttgatgTCATAAGCAGGCCATTAAGTCTGATCACAACTAAGTGAAAGATGAAACATATGATTGCTCAGGTCCCAATTTCAAATTAATGATGCTGCCCTTTGCCACAATTATGGCTTTAGATCTAAACAAACCAGTTATAGCAGGGAAGATACAGCGATGATGTAACAAGATACATTTTATTCCAAAATTTTTGTGAGGCAACCCTTTTTTCTCCTGCCAGCTACTATATTTTGGCCAATAATTTGGCCCGTTTTCAATTTCTGAGCACGCCACAAAACTTTTGATTACTGCTAACTAATGTGGTACAATCATATGATATGAACTCAGAATACATCACATTAAGCCAGAGCATAAAAAACTTTGGGCACACCAAATTAAGTTAATTTTGGGGCTACTTTTCTGTGATTGTACAGAATATTTAGATGGTTACATTCCACTAATACAGCTCTACAGATAAGGCACAGATTTTGTTGAAATTGTTTGCATTTACTATTACCGGGATGCAATATTGATGAGGTTTTTGTTATTCATATGAAGTTACTAGTGAACATTAGAGTCTGGTTATTGACATGGACTGCCAAAACCCACATTCCTATTGACCTGTTGAGCTTTTTTTGCTGTTGTCACACTTAGACACCAGCTCTCGCAAGTACACAGCTGGGACAAAGTacacactgaaacaaaacaaaagaaatctcatATTAAGTATCATGAAAGGAAAAACAGGTAACAGACAGCTTGTCAAAAGGGGAGGGGATGGTGGAAGACACCCCTtcaagggtgggggagaagcagaaGGAGATGTTGGAGGAGAAAAAGTAATAATTTTTAACTGCCTTCTTTCCCCAGCACTTTGTAGTTTGGAATAGGCAGCCACTGTTAACCCACTCTATTGTACAACCTAATTTGGGAACAGTTCAACATTATAAATCTAGGCTTCACCATAGAAAGTGGCTATTGTGCCATAATCTGCTACTGAAAGAACAGCTGGGCTGGAGAGTGATGGGTTAAcagaatttgaaaaatatttacaaaaaatattttgaatacttaatttttttcctaattagGAAAAAGTTGCTCATAACTTCTTTGTTTGTTCTCATATTCTTCCACAAGGAATTATTTTTCATAGTTGAAGGACAGGTTGCATAAAACTCCCAAAAATTATTTGTAATGgctatttagtttttaaaatggaaacagcaGATAACCTGTAACCTAATAGCAATAAGACATCAGAGTCTGCATTAGTTGGCTGTTGGTGAACACTTTGGTGGTTTGACTGTTTGCCTCACATCATCTCCTTGTGGAGGCCAGTTTActaaagcacaacctattgtagCTTACTGATATAGTGCAAATGCCACCACCTCAGTCACATACAGTGGCAATTACAATACTTAAACAAAAGGGAATCAATTAACTAATAGTCATGACGACAACCTTAACTCTTGACTTATTCGCTTGTGTTGGTTTAAACAACATTTAGGACCAGAGGTTGAGAATGATGAGATGAAACCTGAGATACATGAATATTCATGTATACAATACTGAATCAACTGCACCTGCAATGTATGCACAAACTATGGACCTAATGAGTTCTTTGGTTTCATATTAACtttataacaaaaaaataaacatgcaCAATCTATTGATATGGTAATGGCAAACAGACAGACATTACATATGTAGTTATTTAGATGTCAAAGTTGTGCATGGAACACACTCACCGCAAAAAGGCCTTTTGATACCCAATTCATTGCGCCACTTAATCTAAAAGGTTTTATAATAATAACATCTACATACATAGCAAACtaaatacagcagaacctcagagttacgaacaccagagttatgaacggaccagtcaaccacatacctcatttggaaccagaagtacacaatcaggcagcagtagagggccacacacacacacaaatacatcacagtactgtgttaaatgtaaactactaaaaaaataaaaggaaagcagcatttttcttctgcacagtcaTGGTTCAAAGCTCTATGAAGTCAATGTTccgttgtaaacttttgaaagaaagaaaagccataaagttttgttcagagttatgaacaacctccatttccgaggtgtttgtaactctgaggttctactgtatgcttTAATTCTGCACAGCCTGGAGTATTCACTCTTCAGGTTGCAAGATCATAAAATTAAGAAACTTTCCCATAAAGTCAATGATATTATCCCAGAAGCAAAACTTCTTCAAACATGTTTTTGGAACAGTTTAGGGTTTTTTCAATACACATATAtgataagtatttaaaaatgcagGATAAGCAAAATTTACTATTTTTGGTCAATACATACTTGGTTGCACCATCATCATAGGTTCCCATTAACACTACAGTTCCATCCTGAATGGACTTTAGGAAGTCAATAAACGGTGCCACGTCTGAACAGAGACAGAATACACAGAATTACCGCAAAATGCAATTACAGTACCATACCAAATCTAGACAAGACACCTTCGGCAGTGCTAATTTAACATTGAGACATTCCTTATACATAGTTTATACATGGAGTCAAAGAAATTAAGTGGGAAAAAGATCACTAAAGCATCAGAGAAAGTATACCTTAATTCTATAGCTGCAGTTTCACCTATTCTCTTGTAATAAAATACCTGatgtttgtttccatttaaattcaaaatggtGGCAATACACTGAAGCTCTGGTAGCCCAGATTGGGAAAGTACTCAACATCAAATTAGTCTAGTGGGAAAAAAATAAGCCAAACGTATAACACACAAGAGCGGCGTGTTACTCATTTAGGAAACTGATTTATTAGCACTACGATAACTCTTACTAGTACAGTTTACATGCCATTTTGGCACACGATGGCTTCTTTAGTCTGCTGTCAGAATTGCCATTAGGGGGATAATTAGTCAGGAGGGCAAATGCCTTTATGTGCATGTGTATAGATAATAAAAGATATGTGTGCTTCTATTTACCTGTCCTCTCCTCATGACTATAGTAGTATCCATGAAATGACTACATAACTGCTCaattcaaacatttaaaatgtaatgagAAGCGATTTATTTTTgccattcaaaattatttttatacaagAAACAATTCATGAACACTTACCTCCTCCCCACATGTCGAAGAACTTGGTGTCCAATGCTTGTCCTGTTTTGCCTAGAAAAAAAGCTTACATTGTGTGTCTATATCCAAAGTTCTTTTAAGAATATATTCAACATTTCATAACAACCAATCAGAGGTGACAGTATAGCTTTGAGAGCCTGCAAAAAATACCATACTAATTCTCAGCTGGTATGTTCTCTTCCATGAAAACAACACCTTTAACTTCCTGTTCCTGTACTACTATGCACAgtcagagacaagacagacaaagaagagcaCTGCCATCTTGGTGACAGAATTACTCAGGCAGCAGTAGAAAGAGgagtgtttttttcagttttaaagaacAGTACAAAAATGGCACATTCATACTTAAAAGACATGCTTCCTGTatctatttaataaaaaaatttagCTTTTACTACTTTTTATCCCTATTAGCAATGAGTGTGTGGAAAACAGGGCACTTTTTGCAGCTGACTGGAAATTTCAGTCAtggcagcttcatttaaattagAGGATTTTAATGAATTAGATATGAAAATGAATACTAAAACCAGCAGAGTAGCCTGTTACTCATTTTGATAAGAGTTTATTTTATGCTGTTCCAGTCAGTTTTTGATATGCATTGAAAAtacaaaaatctacatcttaacTGCATTGTAGAAGACAGCAGGCCATTTCAGCTGCTCCCTACCCAACTGCCAGATTTTGGTCTCTGGTCAGGTGGAGACAGTTTAAGATTGAGGCATAAGCACATTAGCtggatatttctgctaaaatcATCATTCGTGAAATAGCTGACAAAGTTGACACTTAAATGGTCATCTTTACTACTGaaatcatgtgtgtgtgtgtctgtcaatCAC carries:
- the FAM3C gene encoding protein FAM3C, which codes for MRVAGAVKLVVAVSIFLLTFYVISQVFEIKMDTNLGNLFARSALEAAARPTKPPRYKCGISKACPEKHFAFKMASGAANVVGPKICVEDNVLMSGVKNNVGRGINIALVNGKTGQALDTKFFDMWGGDVAPFIDFLKSIQDGTVVLMGTYDDGATKLNEEARKLIAELGSTSITNLGFRDNWVFCGGKGIKTKSPFEQHIKNNKDTNKYEGWPEVVEMEGCIPQKQD